GCCGCCGGTCGAGACGGTCTTGCGGCGGCCAGCCTGCTGGTCGTGCCACTGGGCCTGGGCGCCGTCGTGCGCCTTTTCGCGCGCGGCGCGGCGCCACGAGGCGGTGCTGCATTGCTGGCGGGTGATGGTGTGCGTGGGCAGGGGCCTGTTGCTGATGCTGGTGGTGGTGCCGCGCGGGGCGAAGAGCAGGGTTCCGGCCTTGACGGTGGCCAAGGCGTCGAACTGGCGGCCCAGATCGCGGATGAACTGCATGTCGCTCTTGTTGTGCTGCTCGGCCGAGGGGACGATCTGCCCGGCCAGATCAGGGTGGCAGGCGGGCGTGAGGGCGTTGTCGGCGGCGATCTGCTCCACGATCTGGCCCAGCGTGGTGGCGTGCCAGCTCCGGGTCTTGCGGGTGCGGAAGCTGCCCTTGAAGTTGGCGCTGTGGGCGGTGATGGTCACTCGGTCGGGCGGTCCGGACCATGTGAGTTCGTCCACGGTAAACGTGCCCTTGTTGACGAGGCCGAGGGGAACGCCCGTCCCGCGCGACCAGCCCAGCGCGAGGGACAGCGTGGCGCCCTGACGCGGGGGCAGGAACTGCGCGTCGGTGTCCTGCACGACGATTTCGAGGGCGTCGGCCTCTTCGCCGGACTTTTCGGTCAGGCGCAGCGAGATCAGGCGCGGGGCGAGGGTGGCGGTCAGATCCGCGCCGTCGAGCGTGACGCGCCACGCGGCGCGGGGCTGGGCATAAGGGGACGGATCAGACATCAGGCCACCCGCGTGAGTTCGAGCGTAAAATCGACCTTGCGGGCCAGACCGTTGTCGATCAGCAGCGCGCCTTCGTTGGCCAGACGGTCGATGGTGTAGGTGCCAAGGATCGTGCCGGTGCCGTCCATCAGGGGCCAGGCCTCGCCCT
The genomic region above belongs to Novosphingobium sp. IK01 and contains:
- a CDS encoding contractile injection system protein, VgrG/Pvc8 family, encoding MSDPSPYAQPRAAWRVTLDGADLTATLAPRLISLRLTEKSGEEADALEIVVQDTDAQFLPPRQGATLSLALGWSRGTGVPLGLVNKGTFTVDELTWSGPPDRVTITAHSANFKGSFRTRKTRSWHATTLGQIVEQIAADNALTPACHPDLAGQIVPSAEQHNKSDMQFIRDLGRQFDALATVKAGTLLFAPRGTTTSISNRPLPTHTITRQQCSTASWRRAAREKAHDGAQAQWHDQQAGRRKTVSTGGTNPRRLKRIYPNEPAARAAAQAEITRLARASATMEVTLPYGDPAATPGTRITLSGFRPHIDKGVWKVTASTHDHGPNGLTTRLSLETAA